The DNA segment AAGGGCAATTAACGAGAGCTATAAAGACTCCCTCACACTCTATTTTTATCTCTCGGAAACCCACGAAGAACTCGAAAAACAATTGGTGCCGGGCATGTTTGTGCTCGGCTGTACACCGGTAGTGAATCTTTTCACTCAAAGTGCAGACCCTGTTCCACTGACTCATATGCAGTATCAGTATCAAATAGTGCCCGATGCCCGTCGCAGTGACGGTCTGGAAATCTACTCTATTGATGAGGTTACCGCAACGGATGGAAAGGGAGAGACAACCAAGTTCCGACCATTTTATGGCATAAAGCACAGTCAGCATCATTCGGAACAGTCAGCTTTCTGGTTCAGCCGGCGGCGTGAGGTCATTGAGGGGGAGCACCGCAATGAATCTGCCTCGGAAGTGGATATTAGCTTGGTGGACCTGGAGTTTAACCCGCACCGGATCAGTGATCAGACACTGGATGTCAAGTTAACCTGCTGTAATCGCAATCTTGCCAGAAAACTCCCCAGCGGCAATGCGCAACCTTACCTGGAAGTGGTAGATGGGGATCTCCCGGCAAGTCGTATCAGCTGTGTTGTCGCACCAAGTGCCACGCTGCGGCCACCGAGGCGGGAGCGGGGCTATTGGCGGCTGATTTCCCATTTGAATTTGAATCATCTGTCTATTTGCGGAACCCAGGGGTGTAATGCCCTCAAGGAGATATTCAGGCTGTATGACTTTCGTGATTCCGCCAGTATAAGGAACTTGATCGAATCGCTTTTAACACTGAATACCAAACCGATCACCGCGCCGATACAAATAGACCAGAGCATTGTACTCTGTCGGGGCACTGAGGTTGACATTGAACTGGATTCAATGATGCTGACAGGAACCAGCCCGCTTTTGTTTGCCAGTATTATCGAACGCTTCCTTGGCCTCTATTGTTCCATTAATTCCTTTACTAAATTAACTGCCAGGATGAGCGGCAGAGATGGGGAGCTGAAGAGATGGCCACCTCGCGCCGGAGAAAAGGCGTTACTGTAATAGAACGGCTGCGCCGGGAGCCCTATAATTTTGCCTTCTACCAGGCCGTTCGACTTATAGAGCGGGCTGTAACCATGGCCGACGGTGATTTTTGTAATGCAGCTATTGCCGGTGCAGCACCGCCCTCCACGGAGTTCATACGTTTTAGTGCCCAGTGTGGATTTTCTTTTGTCGGTTCAGATGTACTGAGTCTGGAGAGGAAGCCAGTTGACGAAAGTGACGCTCAGGACAGCCTATTAAACCAGTGGCAGATGGAAGTGGGCTTTACCGGGCTGATTGGCAGCCAGGGGGTTATGCCCTACTATCTTACAGAGCTTGTGCAGAGGGAACTTCGGGAAAATAACACCGCCTTACGGGATTTTCTCAACCTGTTCAATCACCGTCATATCTCGCTACTCTATCAAGCCTGGTCCAAATACCAACTTCCGGTCAATTATGAAAGGCAGCGGTTGCGCAAGGAACGGGAACCGGATCTGTTCACTCAGGGGATCGCTGCTTTGGCTGGATTGGGCACCAGCGAAATGCGTTACCGTATGCCCATGCCCGATGAGGCCCTTCTGGGCATGGCAGGCCACTACAGCCGAGGACGCTGTTCTGCTGCTGCACTGACTGGCATGATTAAACATTACTTTGGTCTGTCAGTCACAATTGAGCAGTTTCAAGGCCAGTGGGATGCACTGCCCAGGGACATTTTGTGTCGTTTACCATGTGCAAGCGCACCTGCAGGAGTGAATAATTGCCTGGGGAAAAACACCATTCTGGGTACCCATTGCTTCCAGGCCCAAAATAAATTTCGGGTGATTATTGAGCCAATGGTGTATGAGCAGTTTATGATGATCGCACCCGGTACTCAAAAGCTGGAGACACTGAAGACATTTATCAAATTCAGTGCGGGAATAGAACTGGATTTTGAACTTTTAGTTACTCTTCCCACAAATCAGGTACCACCGGTACAGCTAAACAGGCAATCTGAACATGCGCCCCTGCTGGGCTGGAACACCTACATGGTCAGAGGCCAGGAGACTGCCGGGCTCGTAGAAATCACTCTGAGTGCCGAAAATATATCCCCTGATGAAGCGTTACCCAGCGCAGAAGCTTTTTTTTAAATATCAAAATTAAAAGGAATTTTATCTTGTGATACATATCAATCTTAAACGGCTAGTGGATAACATGACACCGTATATGCGCGATGCTCTTGAAGGCGCCGCGGGACTGTGTCTGGCGCAAAATCAATACAATGTTGAGCTTGAACACTGGATGTTGAAGCTTTTGGATCGGTCTGATACGGATCTCTACCTGCTAGTGAAAGAACATGGTGGCAATCCGGAAAGGTTAGCCAAACAGCTGGCAACTGCCATCGCGGGGTTCCGTACCGGCAGCAGTCGTCCCCCGGCGTTGTCGCCGACTATTGTGGAAGTCAGTAAAAATGCCTGGATGCTCGCCTCTATTGACTATGGCCACCGCGCTATTGGTTCGGGACATTTTCTGGCTGCCCTGATGCTGGAGGAAACCTCTAGAAGGCAGATACTGGAATCCTGCCCGGAACTTAAAAACATTGCACCCGAATCCCTTCGGGA comes from the Microbulbifer sp. MI-G genome and includes:
- the tssF gene encoding type VI secretion system baseplate subunit TssF, which translates into the protein MSERLIDLYERELAFIQQTAAEFARMHPAAAARLQLDTETVDDPLVGRLLSGFAYMNARVQQKLSDDFPELTDAMLETLYPHYLRPIPSCAIVQFEPDADLDAITPVAARTLLESEPFQGQACRFTTCYPVDISPFQPTSASLMPRPFIAPGCNDVQGANAVLKLTLKTLSPDLSFAEMQPQCLRFFLRGQPAHVYSLYDLLLTKCIKLVVAHSETDSKPTFLSPEDIGQVGLDKDQGLLPYPDTAFIGYRLLTEYFAFPEKFLFLDIKNIRRAINESYKDSLTLYFYLSETHEELEKQLVPGMFVLGCTPVVNLFTQSADPVPLTHMQYQYQIVPDARRSDGLEIYSIDEVTATDGKGETTKFRPFYGIKHSQHHSEQSAFWFSRRREVIEGEHRNESASEVDISLVDLEFNPHRISDQTLDVKLTCCNRNLARKLPSGNAQPYLEVVDGDLPASRISCVVAPSATLRPPRRERGYWRLISHLNLNHLSICGTQGCNALKEIFRLYDFRDSASIRNLIESLLTLNTKPITAPIQIDQSIVLCRGTEVDIELDSMMLTGTSPLLFASIIERFLGLYCSINSFTKLTARMSGRDGELKRWPPRAGEKALL
- the tssG gene encoding type VI secretion system baseplate subunit TssG, which gives rise to MATSRRRKGVTVIERLRREPYNFAFYQAVRLIERAVTMADGDFCNAAIAGAAPPSTEFIRFSAQCGFSFVGSDVLSLERKPVDESDAQDSLLNQWQMEVGFTGLIGSQGVMPYYLTELVQRELRENNTALRDFLNLFNHRHISLLYQAWSKYQLPVNYERQRLRKEREPDLFTQGIAALAGLGTSEMRYRMPMPDEALLGMAGHYSRGRCSAAALTGMIKHYFGLSVTIEQFQGQWDALPRDILCRLPCASAPAGVNNCLGKNTILGTHCFQAQNKFRVIIEPMVYEQFMMIAPGTQKLETLKTFIKFSAGIELDFELLVTLPTNQVPPVQLNRQSEHAPLLGWNTYMVRGQETAGLVEITLSAENISPDEALPSAEAFF